A single window of Kosmotoga arenicorallina S304 DNA harbors:
- a CDS encoding ATP-binding protein: MAKNWHPVIDYENCSGCLTCANFCPHEVYSVEGGKPVVSNPEHCVEFCRGCQKICPSEAITYFGDRR, encoded by the coding sequence ATGGCGAAAAACTGGCATCCAGTAATTGATTATGAAAATTGTTCAGGTTGCTTGACCTGCGCGAATTTTTGCCCCCACGAAGTTTATTCTGTGGAAGGCGGAAAGCCAGTAGTATCAAATCCTGAACACTGTGTAGAGTTTTGCCGTGGTTGTCAAAAAATTTGCCCCAGCGAAGCTATAACATATTTTGGAGATAGGAGGTAG
- a CDS encoding heterodisulfide reductase subunit A-like protein, producing the protein MAKKGLLLCVCQGTCPSFHQMDVFEVLNAIRRENIVDFVSLHPQLCATDGDEYLKTLTENKDIDELYVAGCDPTMQAKMYRDAFENAGFDAKKHKGVDIRNMTTEQAVSAIKELINK; encoded by the coding sequence ATGGCAAAAAAAGGATTATTATTGTGCGTATGCCAGGGAACATGCCCTTCCTTTCATCAGATGGACGTGTTTGAGGTATTGAATGCTATACGCAGAGAAAACATCGTTGATTTTGTCTCGCTTCATCCGCAGCTCTGTGCAACCGACGGCGATGAATATTTAAAAACACTCACAGAGAATAAGGATATTGATGAGCTATATGTCGCTGGCTGCGATCCTACAATGCAGGCAAAAATGTATAGAGATGCCTTTGAGAATGCCGGTTTTGATGCGAAAAAACACAAAGGTGTTGATATTCGCAATATGACCACAGAGCAAGCAGTTTCTGCAATCAAGGAACTTATTAATAAATAA
- a CDS encoding putative zinc-binding protein, with amino-acid sequence MAKEDWTILPHCAKESKELYIVLACDGASSVGQVGNEIAKKLTLSNTGARMCCLAAVAANSPTHVKIAKDAKKLVVINGCALKCASNILEQRGIKPDYVLTISELGIPKAPTLDFDDEDVEKIALKVLEDLKKL; translated from the coding sequence ATGGCAAAAGAAGATTGGACGATTTTACCTCATTGTGCAAAAGAATCAAAGGAACTATACATCGTACTGGCTTGTGATGGCGCTTCCAGTGTAGGCCAGGTAGGGAATGAAATCGCAAAAAAACTGACTTTGAGCAATACAGGTGCAAGAATGTGTTGCCTTGCAGCAGTGGCAGCAAATTCGCCAACTCACGTAAAAATTGCCAAAGATGCCAAAAAGTTAGTAGTAATAAATGGTTGCGCACTGAAATGTGCAAGTAACATCCTGGAGCAAAGGGGTATAAAACCAGATTATGTTCTAACCATCAGTGAGCTTGGCATTCCAAAAGCTCCAACACTGGATTTTGACGATGAAGATGTTGAAAAAATAGCCTTAAAAGTTCTTGAGGATTTGAAAAAGTTATAA